A region of the Streptomyces durocortorensis genome:
GATGGAGATCGTCACCGCCTCGACCCCGGACGATCCGGCGGGCATCGTCGGTACGGTGATCGAGCCCGGCTCTCCCGTACTGGTCCAGCTGCTCGGCGGCGAACCGGTCTTCATCGACGACTCAGCCACCGATCCCCGGATGACCACCGGCGTACGCTCCCGCTTCGGGCCCAGCATGATGCTGCCGCTCCAGAGCGGCGGGCGGCTCATCGGTACCCTCGCCCTCCCCCGGCGGCGCGGTGACACCCCCTACACGGACGTGGACCGGCTGCTGGCGACCCAGTTCGCTTCGCAGGCCGCGCTGGCGCTGGTGCTGGCGGACGCACAGTCGGACCGGGAGCAGCTCGCGGTGTACGAGGACCGTGACCGGATCGCCCGTGACCTGCACGATCTCGTGGTCCAGCGGCTCTTCGCCACCGAGATGATGCTGGAGTCGACCCGTCGTCGGGCCACACCGGAGGAGACCGGCGACCCGGCGGCCGACGGGACGGGCGAGCTGCTGGGCCGGGCCGTGGACGAGCTGGACTCCACCATCCAGGAGGTCCGCACCGCGATCTTCGCCCTCCAGCAGCCGCCCGCCGAGGCCCCGAGCACCTTCCGGGGCCGGGTGCTGCGGGAGACCGGGGGCGCGGCGGCGCTGCTGGGCTTTCCGCCGTCGGTGCAGTTCAGCGGGGCGGTGGACGCGCTGGTGGGCGAGGAGACGGGGCGGGAGCTGCTGGCGGCGCTGCGCGGGGCGCTGGCCGCCGCGCACCGCAGGCCCGGCGTCTCGGCCATCGAGGTGGAGGTGGACGCCACGGTCCGGCTGCCGGACGGGCGGAGCGGGGTGCGGCTGGTGGTCGCGGACGACGGGCGCGGCGAGGACGGCGGCCGGTCGACGACGGTGACCTGGCAGGCGCCGCTCTGAGACGAGGAGCCCGGCGGTCAGTGCTTCGGGGCCGCCCGCAGCGCGATCCGGGTGGTGGAGTGGGCGACGCCCGCCTCCCGCTTCAGCCGGCGCAGCAGGGAGTCCAGCGCTCCGGGGTCGGCGGCGGTGGCCCGTACGAGGTAGTCGTGGCCGCCCGTCACATGCACCACTTCGGTGATCCCGGGCAGCATCAGCACCGAGCGTTCGAACTCCTCGTTCGTCGTGTCGAGGCGCAGCGTCACATCGATGAAGACCACCAGGCCCGATCGGGTGTCGGCGGCCGGGTCGACGATGACGGTGAAGCCGCGGATCACCCCGTCGCGGCGCATCCGGCGGACACGGTCGCCCGCCGCGTTGGCGCTGAGCCCCACCCGTACGCCCAGATCCCGGTACGAGATCCGCGCGTCCTCCTGGAGAATGCCGAGGATTTCCCTGTCCAGCCGATCCATACCCACGATTGTCCCAGCTTGCGGCGATATCGGCCGAGGGAGCCTGGCGCGCCCCGATGGCATACCGGTGCCGGTCGGGCCGCCCGGCCGGACCCCGGCGGGCGCGCTGACGACACGTACGGGCCGAAGCCGATGTTCGTCCGCAGACAGCGGATGTGCGGGCGTGCGGGCACGCGATGACTGCGACGACTGCGACGACTGCGACGACTGCGACGAAGCACGGGCTCACGAATGCACAGGCGCAGGCACCTCTCCCCTCCAGGGGCAACTCAACTCCCTTGTCAAGCAAGCCTTCTGCGCACCGGCGACGCAGAACCAGTTGTCCAGGCCGTGCCGCCACCGCGACTTCGGCGCCCCGTGCGGCAATGAGGCGAGCATCACCCGGCGGGCCCCGCCCCGAAGCCCTAGGCTTCCCGGCGTGACCCCCCTTCTTCCCGCACTCCAGTCCCCCACCGGCCCGGCGGCCTCCCGGGAGGCCGTCCGCTTCGGTGACCTCTCCCTGACGTACGGCCGACTGGCCGAGGCCTCCACCGCCCTCGCCGCCCGGATCGCGGACGCGGGCCGGGTCGCCGTCTGGGCCACACCGACGCCGGAGACGGTGATCGCGGTGGTGGCCGCGCTGCGGGCCGGGGTACCGGCCGTTCCGCTCAACCCTCGTACGGGCGAGCGCGAGTTGGCGCACATCCTGGCCGACAGCGAGCCCACGGCGGTGCTGGCGGGACCGGACGACGAGCTGCCGCCCGCGCTGGAGAAGCCGCGACGGGTGACGGTCGACGCGCGGGCGTCCGAGCGGGCGTCCGAGGGGACGGACGAGGGCACGGACGGCTACGCGCCGGGCGAGGGCGCGCCCGAGGCACCCGCCCTGATCGTGTACACCTCCGGGACCACCGGCCCGCCCAAGGGCGCCGTCCTCCCCCGCCGGGCGATCGCCGCGTCACTCGACGCGCTGGAGGACGCCTGGGGCTGGACCGGCGACGACGTCCTGGTCCACGCGCTGCCGCTGTTCCACGTCCACGGGCTGATCCTGGGCGTTCTGGGCCCGCTGCGGCGCGGCGGCTCCGTGCGCCACCTGGGGAAGTTCTCACCCGGCGGCGTGGCCCGTGAGCTGGGCTCCGGGGGCACGATGCTCTTCGGCGTACCGACGATGTACCACCGGCTCGCGGAGACGCTGGACGCCCCTACGGGCAGCGGCGAGCGGGACACGCTGGCCGAAGCCCTGTCGGGGGCGCGGCTGCTGGTCTCCGGTTCGGCGGCGCTGCCCGTGCACGACCACGAACGCATCGCGGCGGCGACCGGGCGGCGGGTGATCGAGCGGTACGGCATGACGGAGACCCTGATGAACACGGGAATCCGGGCGGACGGCGCCCCGCGCCCCGGCACGGTCGGCCCGCCGCTCGCCGGGGTGGAGCTGCGCCTGGTGGAGGACGACGGCACGGTACTGGAGGGGCCGGAGGCGATCGGCGAGATCCAGGTCCGGGGCCCGAACCTGTTCACCGGCTATCTGAACCGGCCCGACGCCACGGCCGCCGCGCACACGGCGGACGGCTGGTTCCGCACGGGTGACGTCGGCACGGTGGACGAGGACGGGTACGTGCGCATCGTCGGGCGCATGGCCACCGACCTGATCAAGAGCGGCGGCTACAAGATCGGCGCGGGCGAGATCGAGAACGCGCTCCTCGCCCACCCCGGGGTCCGCGAGGCCGCCGTCACCGGCGAGGCGGACCCGGACCTCGGCGAGCGGGTCGTGGCGTGGGTGGTGACGACGAGCCCCGGATCCCCGCCCACCACAGAGGAGTTGGCGAACCACGTGGCCGCCCAGCTGGCCCCCCACAAGCGCCCGCGTACCGTGCACTACCTGGACGCCCTGCCCCGCAACGACCTGGGGAAGATCATGAAGAGGTCGCTCCATGTCCAGTGACTCCGCCGACACCACCCCCAGCCCCGCCCGGATGACGGCCCGGGAGACGATCGCCCTGCTGACCGGCGCGACGGGCTTCACCGAGCACCGCCCGGCGCCACGCGCCCTGCCCGCCGACGGACCGCTCGGCTGGGCGGGGTACGACGCGGCACGGGAGCGGGCGGCGGAACGGACCGGCGAGAGCGAGTCCGTGGTGTACGGGACCGGGGCCGTCGGCGGCTGGCGGTGCGTGCTCCTCTCCTTCGAGTTCGGCTTCCTGGGCGGCTCGTTGGGCCGGCTGACGGGAGACCGCCTGGAGGCCGCGTACGACCTGGCCCTGACCCGGCGCCTCCCGCTGGTCTCACTGGTCGCCACCGGAGGCAGCCGGATGCAGGAGGGCATGGTCGCGCTCACCCAGCTCCAGCGGGTGGCCGCCGCAGCCACCCGGCTGCGCGCGTCCGGCCTCCCGCAGGTCGCGGTGGTCCGCGACCCGACGACCGGCGGCGGCTGGGCCACCGTGGGAGCGGGCTCGGACGTGATCCTGGCGCTGCCCGGCGCGCAGGTCGGCTTCGCGGGTTCCCGGGTACGGCCGCCGGACGCGGAGCCGTACGCGTACAGCGCCGAGGGGCAGTTCGCGGCGGGCCAGGTGGACGCGGTGGTCCCTGCCGCGGAGCTGGCGCGCACGGTGGCGCAGTGGCTGACCGCGCTGGGCCCGCACGGGGCGCCCGGTTCACTTCCGGCGCCAGGCGCGTCGGGTGCACCCAGCGCACCCCGGCCGTCCAGCGCACCCCGGCCGTCCGGCACCGGCCCGCACGGGGCGCTGCCCGTCGCCCCAGTGCCTCGCGCGCTGTCGGCGACCCGGCTTCCGGAGACCGGCCGGGAGGCGGTGGAGCGGGCCCGCGCCACACAGCGCCCGCGCGCGGAGGCGTACTTGGCGGACTACTTCACCGTACGGCTCCCCCTGCACGGGGACCGGTGCGGCGGCAGCGACCCGGGGCTGCTGTGCGGCTTCGGGCTGCGCGCGGACGGGCAGCCGGTCGCGTACGTCGCCCAGTGCGGGACCCCGACCCGCCCGGCCGGATACCGTACGGCGGCCCGGACGATCCGGCTCGCGGACCGGCTCGGCGTCCCCGTCCTCACGCTGGTCGACACCCCGGGCGCAGCCAACGACGCGGAGGCGGAACGGGCGGGTGCGGGCGCGGCCATCGCGGACACCTTCGCGGCGATCGCGGCGGCCCGCGTCCCGGTGACGACGCTGGTGATCGGCGAGGGCGGCTCGGGCGGGGCGCTGGCGCTCGCGGCGCCGGACAACACCCACGTCACGGCGGACAGTTACTTCTCCGTCATCGCCCCGGAGCTGGCGGCGGCGATCCTCAAGCGGCCGCCGTCGGAGACGGGCGCCACGGCCGACCAGCTGTGGCTGCGCCCGCAGGACCTGCTGGAGCTGGGGGTGGCCCGCTCGGTCGTCGGCTGAGGGAAGGCCTCGGTCACGGCTTCGGGTCGCGGGCGTCGTAACGGGCGAAGGCGCGCCACTTCGACGCGAGCAGGGCCACGGCGACCACGCACGCGATGCCGCCGCCGGTGACGGCGACGGCGGGCGAGGCGAGGTCGGCGACCGAACCGGCCAGGAAGTCCCCGAGCCGGGGCCCGCCCGCGACGACGACGATGAACACGCCCTGGAGGCGGCCGCGCATCTCGTCGGGGACGGCCGCCTGGAGCATCGTGTTGCGGAAGACCATGGAGACGGTGTCGGCGCACCCGGCGAGCGCCAGGAAGAGCAACCCGAGCCAGAGGTTCCGGGTGAGGCCGAAGACGGCGATGGCTGTGCCCCAGGAGGCGACGGCCAGCAGGACCGCGAGCCCGTGCCGCCGGATGCGGCCGAGCCAGCCGGAGAACACCCCGCCGAGGAGCGCACCGAGGGCCGGGGCGGCGACGAGCATTCCGGTGGTCCGCGCGTCACCCCCGTACCAGAGAACGGCGATGACCGGGAAGAGGGCGCGGGGGTGGGCGAGGACCATGGCGCACAGGTCGGTGAAGAAGGTCATCCGCAGGTTCGGCCGGGTCCCGAGGAACCGCAGCCCGTCCCGTACGGAGGCCCGCTTGCCCGTCCCGCCCTCCTGCCGGTCGGGCAGCATCGAGGGAAGCCTCCACATGGCGTACAGGGAGGCGGTGAAGCAGACGGCTTCCACGGTGTACGCGGCGTGGTACCCCCACCAGCCGACGATGAGCCCGCCCAGCATCGGCCCGACGAGCGCGCCCGTGGTGCTGGTCATGGAGTTCAGCGCGTTGGCGGCGGGCAGCTGTTCGGCCGGGAGCAGCCGGGCGATCATCGAGGAGCGGGCGGGCGCGTTGAGCGCGAAGCACACGGCCTGGAGGGCGACCACCGCGTACAGCAGGCCGACGTTCTCGACCCCGGCGGCCGTGGCACCCACCAGCACGAGGGCCAGGACGAACGACCCGGCGGCACTGAGAAGACCCAGCTTGCGCCGGTCCACGGTGTCGGCGACGGCCCCGCCGTACAGCCCGAACACGATGAGCGGCACCAGCGAGCAGAACCCGATGAGCCCGACGGAGAACGCGGACCCGGTGATGTCGTAGACCTGGAGCGAGACCGCAAGCGCCGTCATGCCCTGCCCGACCCAGGAGACGGTGTTCCCGAACCAGAGCCGCCGGTAGTCCGGCGAGACCCGCAGCGGGGTGAGGTCGGCGAGTATCCGGGTGCGGCGTACAGGCGGTTCGGTTGTTTCGGTCACAGGGGATGGTAGCCGCGCCCCTCCCCTGACGACCCGACCGGCCTCTCCGCCCCGCCCCCTCCGTACCGTCAGCCGCGAAACGTCCGTACCGCAGCCACCGCGGCGGCCGGGCCGGGGGCGTCGTCACCGACGACGTCGAACGGCCGAGGCTCCGCGCCCCAAGACTTCAGCGTCCTCACCGCGTCCAGGACCACGCGGCTTCAGAGTCCTCAGCCCCCGACCTTCCCCGCGGTGATCTGTCGGCCTCGTGTGGTGTCGACCACGATGGCGATGCCATCGGGGATTCTCCCTTCGAGGTCGCTGAGCAGATTCTCGATCGGAGGTAGGTCGCTGGGGCCCCGGACATGGACGTACAGAGTTCTGGACCGGGCGTCGACGCTGGTGACCATCGCGCCAGGGCTCTCCGACAGCCACCGCTCCGCGGATTCCTTGGTCCGGGCCGTCCAGGTGCTGAGCAGCACAGTGGTAACGGTGTTGGCTCCCAGGGGGAGCAGGACGGCCAGGAAGAGCAGGCCGAGCATGAGGTAGGCGCGGCGCGGCGCCCGCTCTGCGCGCTGCCCGGCCGCCCGGGCGTATCCCAGGGAGGCGAAGACGATCATGCCGGCGAAGACGAGGGCGAGAAGGTTGGACATGAAGAGCACCAGTGCGCCCAGGGAGAGCCACCACTCCGCCTGGCCTGCGCAGACACCGGTGACCACGAGGGGCGGAACGAGGGAGATGGCGATGGCCACTCCCGGCAGGACGGCGGCGACGTCCTTGCGGGACAGCGCCACGGCGCCGGCGAAGCCGGTTGCCACTGCGGCGATCAGGTCCAGGAGCCCTGGAGATGTCCGGCCGGAGATCTGGCTGTTCGTCAGGAGGTCGTACGATTGGGGTACGACGAGCGAGGCCAACGCGCCTGTCAGGATCACCAGCAGACACCCGAGCGTGACGAAGGTGACGGCCGTGGTGCGACGGCGCTGCACGGCGCCGAGGGCGATACCCATGATCGGCGTGGACAGCGGTGCGATGATCATCGCACCGATGACGGTGGCCGTGGAGTCCGTCAGGATCCCGCCCGCGGCGATGACGGACGACAGCGTGAGCATGGTCCAGAAGGCCGAACGCTTCGCCTGGACGTCTCCCGACGACAGATCCAGGTCCTGCTGGAGGTCTTCCAGGCCGCGGCGCTGCCGGGCCGGCAGGACCCTGTCGCGGAGTTGGCTGGGCATGTGCCCAGTATCCGGACCCGCCCCTGTGGGTACGGCAAGGACACGGCCCCGGGGGGGCTGATGTCGCTGCCGGCGGGTTCGGCGGCGGGCGACGTGCAGCGGCACCTCCGGGGGCCTCCGTTCGAGATTCACGCCCACCGCGACGACGACAAGTGGCCCTGTCGCCCACCGCGATCCCGCTGCCCGCATCCGCCTCTACCGGAACGCAAGGGCGCCAGTCCCTCCTGCCCACCGGGGCCAGGAGGGACTGGCGAACGGACCGGCCGCCGGGGCGACGACGGGTCGCAGCCGGTCCACTGCGGAATCAGGCGGGGACCGGGCTCGCTCACTCGGCCGGGTGGGTACCGGGCGGCATCGGTTCCGGGGGCTCCGGGTGGCTCCGCAGCCGGAGGATGGCGGTGATCAGCCCACCCCAGACGATGAGCATGGCGATGACCATCATGACGATCGCGCTGGCAGACATCAGCGGTCCTTCCGGTCGGCGGGCGACTCCATGTCCAGGTCGATGTCCTCACCACCGGCCGGCCACGGCATCAGAGAGAGGATCACCCCGACCAGCAGTGCTCCGATGGCGACGCTCCAGCCCGCGGTGAGCAGGAACCCGGTCGAATAGCCCTCGTAGTTCTCTTCGAACTCGGTCCGTAGGCTGTCGACCATCATCCAGCCGAGCACGAGCGGCGTGATGACACCGAGGCAGATGCGCCACCAGTGGCCGAGCCGGATGGCGGAGGTGGCGTCGGCGTCCCGCTGCAGGCTGGGCAGCTGCCGCAGCACCCAGACGATCACGATCAGCCCGACCAGAGCTGCCAGCGCGATGCCGTACTGGTTGATGAAGTGGTCGGACGCGTCGAGCAGATAGATGCCGGACTCGGTCGGGAACAGCAGGATCGACACCAGCGCGACCAGACCGCCGATGCCCAGGACCGCGGGCATGCGCCGCATGCCGGTCCGGTCCTGCACGGCCGAGACGACCACCTGCACGATGGAGATCAGCGAGGAGAGTCCCGCGATCACCAGGGAGCTGAAGAACAGCACACCGAAGAGGCCACCGAGCGGCATCTCCGAGATCACCGCGGGGAAGGCGACGAACGCCAGACCGATGCCCGCGCCTGCGACTTCGTCGACGCCGACCCCCGAGGCGACCGCCAGATAGCCCAAGGTCGAGAAGACGCCGATGCCCGCGAGGATCTCGAACGAGCTGTTGGCGAAGCCCGCCACCATCGCGGAGCCCGTCAGGTCGGCCCGACGGCCCAGGTACGACGCGTACGTCACCATGATGCCGAAGCCGATGGACAGGGAGAAGAAGATCTGCCCGTATGCGGCGACCCAGACACTGCCGTTGCCGAGCTCCGACCAGTTCGGCGTGAAGAGTGCGTCCAGTCCGGTGGCCGCACCGTCCAGCGTGAGCGCCCTGATCACCAGCGCGGCGAACAGGACGAACAGCAACGGAATGAAGATCTTGTTGGCGCGTTCGATGCCTCGCCGGATACCGAACGCCAGGACGACCAGCACCACCACCCAAACGATGATCAGCGGCCAGAACACGCCCGGTACATAGCCGTCCAGGAATCCCGGTGAATCCGGTGCCCGCAGGAAATCACCGAAGAGGAATGCCTCCGGGTCATCACCCCACTGCTGACCGGCGGAGAATCCCACATAGCGCACGGCCCAGGCGATGATGACGGCGTAGTAGGTGGCGATCACGAAGGAGATCACGACCTGCCACCATCCGATGACCTCGGCCGGCCGGGCCATCCTGCGCAGAGCGGCGGGGGGTGACATGCGGTACTTGCGCCCGATGGCGTACTCCATGATCAGCAGGGGGATACCCGCCGAAAGGAGCGCGATGAGGTACGGCAGCAGAAAGGCGCCACCACCGTTCTCGTAGGCGATGGCGGGGAACCGCCAGATATTGCCGAGCCCGACGGCCGAACCAATGGCGGCCAGCAGGAAACCAGCGCGTGTGCCCCATTGCTCACGTGGCTGCTCTGCCATATGCAATTCCTCGGGTCTTCTCTTGGCACTACGAACGAAACTGATGGCACGTTAGCGTGAAGTGCCCTCGAAATCGCCGTGACAGGGCCCGGCAGATGACAGGCACAACACACTGCTCTTCGGTCAGCAGGACAGGGTGAGCCCTGAGGCAGGGGGCCGGACAGGGCCTCGGCAGTGGTTCACCTCGTAGAGACGGCCATCCATCCACCGAGACCGACCGGGCACCGACCCCGGCCACCGGGCCGAGGTCCGACTGCTGCACCGACCGCTACACCGACTGGTCAGCGTCCGGGGCGTCAGGGCGGTGATCGGGGAGAGCCGACCCCGACGTCGCCTCGTGGTGCAGCCGCAGGAACTCCAGATGCCGCTCGTACTGGTCGAGGGTGTCGCCGATGAGCTGCTCTCTGGTGTAGCCCATGACGTCGTACCCCTGGTTGCCCTCGGCCAGCTGGACCTCGAAGCGCACGTAGTTGTCGTGGGTGCTGACCGACCGGGTGGCGAAGCCCGGTGTCGGCCGTTCGACGGGCCAGACCCGATAGACGAACTGGTCCTTCGGGCCGATCGGTACGGCGAGGCCGACGTGCGGGAGGCCGTTCTCCTCGTCGGTGCCGGAGAGGATTTCCGCCTCCACACCCTGCTCCCGCAGCTCCTGGGCGACTTCCTCGAACGCCGGCCGGCAGACGTCCTCCACGAATCTGGTGGCTGCCCGCCTGCCCGGGAACGACATCGCCCGCGACAGCCGCTGCCGCCAGTTTCGCGCCCCGGAAGGCCCCTGTTGCGTTGTCCGGCCGGAGAGGGACCCCGGCAGGGTGGTGGTCAGCGCCTCCTCGCGCATCCGGTCGGAGCGTAGCGCGAGGTAGAGCCCCGCCATGATCAGAAACATCACGAACGAGAAGGGCAGCCCCATGATGATCGTGGCGTCGGTGAGAGCCTGCACTCCGCCCACCAGGAGCATGGCGAGGGTGAGCAGGCCTGTCGTCACCGCCCATACGACGCGGAGCCAGGTCCGCGCGTCGGTCACCGGTGTGGGGAGGTGAGAGCTGAGGTTGCCCATGACGAGGGCTCCGGAGTCGGCGGAGGTGACGTAGAGAAGCAGCCCTACGAAGGTCGCGAGTCCCGCGCTGAACATCTCCCCGGGATACTGCTCCAGCAGTCCGTAGAAGGCCTGCTCGGGGGAGTTGAGTGCGGTCTCCCCGAAAGCGGAGTTGCCGTCGCGCACCACGAACAGTGCGCTGTTGCCGAAGACGGCCAGGAAGAGGCCGGTGAAGAGAAACGGGATGATCAGGGTCGCGGCGACGAACTGGCGCAACGTGCGGCCTCGCGAGATCCGAGCGAGGAACAGCCCGACGAACGGCGCCCAGGCGATCCACCAGGCCCAGAAGAACAGCGTCCAGGCGTCCAGCCATTCGGTCGGCTGGTCGTAGGCGAAGGTGTTCAGCGTCATCGACGGAAATCCGCTGAGGTAGTCGCCGACGTTCTGAACCAGGGCGTTGAGCAGCCGGAACGGTTCGCCGACCACCAGGATGTAGAACATCAGCAGGACGGCGAGGAGCACGTTGAGCTGC
Encoded here:
- a CDS encoding DUF389 domain-containing protein, whose amino-acid sequence is MPSQLRDRVLPARQRRGLEDLQQDLDLSSGDVQAKRSAFWTMLTLSSVIAAGGILTDSTATVIGAMIIAPLSTPIMGIALGAVQRRRTTAVTFVTLGCLLVILTGALASLVVPQSYDLLTNSQISGRTSPGLLDLIAAVATGFAGAVALSRKDVAAVLPGVAIAISLVPPLVVTGVCAGQAEWWLSLGALVLFMSNLLALVFAGMIVFASLGYARAAGQRAERAPRRAYLMLGLLFLAVLLPLGANTVTTVLLSTWTARTKESAERWLSESPGAMVTSVDARSRTLYVHVRGPSDLPPIENLLSDLEGRIPDGIAIVVDTTRGRQITAGKVGG
- a CDS encoding methionine/alanine import family NSS transporter small subunit, which produces MSASAIVMMVIAMLIVWGGLITAILRLRSHPEPPEPMPPGTHPAE
- a CDS encoding acyl-CoA synthetase, whose protein sequence is MTPLLPALQSPTGPAASREAVRFGDLSLTYGRLAEASTALAARIADAGRVAVWATPTPETVIAVVAALRAGVPAVPLNPRTGERELAHILADSEPTAVLAGPDDELPPALEKPRRVTVDARASERASEGTDEGTDGYAPGEGAPEAPALIVYTSGTTGPPKGAVLPRRAIAASLDALEDAWGWTGDDVLVHALPLFHVHGLILGVLGPLRRGGSVRHLGKFSPGGVARELGSGGTMLFGVPTMYHRLAETLDAPTGSGERDTLAEALSGARLLVSGSAALPVHDHERIAAATGRRVIERYGMTETLMNTGIRADGAPRPGTVGPPLAGVELRLVEDDGTVLEGPEAIGEIQVRGPNLFTGYLNRPDATAAAHTADGWFRTGDVGTVDEDGYVRIVGRMATDLIKSGGYKIGAGEIENALLAHPGVREAAVTGEADPDLGERVVAWVVTTSPGSPPTTEELANHVAAQLAPHKRPRTVHYLDALPRNDLGKIMKRSLHVQ
- a CDS encoding sodium-dependent transporter, producing MAEQPREQWGTRAGFLLAAIGSAVGLGNIWRFPAIAYENGGGAFLLPYLIALLSAGIPLLIMEYAIGRKYRMSPPAALRRMARPAEVIGWWQVVISFVIATYYAVIIAWAVRYVGFSAGQQWGDDPEAFLFGDFLRAPDSPGFLDGYVPGVFWPLIIVWVVVLVVLAFGIRRGIERANKIFIPLLFVLFAALVIRALTLDGAATGLDALFTPNWSELGNGSVWVAAYGQIFFSLSIGFGIMVTYASYLGRRADLTGSAMVAGFANSSFEILAGIGVFSTLGYLAVASGVGVDEVAGAGIGLAFVAFPAVISEMPLGGLFGVLFFSSLVIAGLSSLISIVQVVVSAVQDRTGMRRMPAVLGIGGLVALVSILLFPTESGIYLLDASDHFINQYGIALAALVGLIVIVWVLRQLPSLQRDADATSAIRLGHWWRICLGVITPLVLGWMMVDSLRTEFEENYEGYSTGFLLTAGWSVAIGALLVGVILSLMPWPAGGEDIDLDMESPADRKDR
- the betT gene encoding choline BCCT transporter BetT yields the protein MSAVGGKGPVPDTDDPQVEPGTEGAGSLKPMVFYGSATLILAISIWAIVTPSGAEKVIGVVVDKISGWFGWYYFLAATLYLVFVVFIGVSKYGTIKLGPKHYKPDYGLFAWAAMLFAAGIGIDLMFFSVAGPVSHYLVPPEGDPESLEAARQAVVWTLFHYGITGWAMYALMGMALAYFAFRYKLPLAIRSAIYPIIGRRIHGRIGDAVDLAAIIGTVFGISVSLGIGVVQLNYGLKVLFGVPEGLPAQIGLIALAVVMATVSAAAGVDKGIRRLSQLNVLLAVLLMFYILVVGEPFRLLNALVQNVGDYLSGFPSMTLNTFAYDQPTEWLDAWTLFFWAWWIAWAPFVGLFLARISRGRTLRQFVAATLIIPFLFTGLFLAVFGNSALFVVRDGNSAFGETALNSPEQAFYGLLEQYPGEMFSAGLATFVGLLLYVTSADSGALVMGNLSSHLPTPVTDARTWLRVVWAVTTGLLTLAMLLVGGVQALTDATIIMGLPFSFVMFLIMAGLYLALRSDRMREEALTTTLPGSLSGRTTQQGPSGARNWRQRLSRAMSFPGRRAATRFVEDVCRPAFEEVAQELREQGVEAEILSGTDEENGLPHVGLAVPIGPKDQFVYRVWPVERPTPGFATRSVSTHDNYVRFEVQLAEGNQGYDVMGYTREQLIGDTLDQYERHLEFLRLHHEATSGSALPDHRPDAPDADQSV
- a CDS encoding MFS transporter — encoded protein: MTETTEPPVRRTRILADLTPLRVSPDYRRLWFGNTVSWVGQGMTALAVSLQVYDITGSAFSVGLIGFCSLVPLIVFGLYGGAVADTVDRRKLGLLSAAGSFVLALVLVGATAAGVENVGLLYAVVALQAVCFALNAPARSSMIARLLPAEQLPAANALNSMTSTTGALVGPMLGGLIVGWWGYHAAYTVEAVCFTASLYAMWRLPSMLPDRQEGGTGKRASVRDGLRFLGTRPNLRMTFFTDLCAMVLAHPRALFPVIAVLWYGGDARTTGMLVAAPALGALLGGVFSGWLGRIRRHGLAVLLAVASWGTAIAVFGLTRNLWLGLLFLALAGCADTVSMVFRNTMLQAAVPDEMRGRLQGVFIVVVAGGPRLGDFLAGSVADLASPAVAVTGGGIACVVAVALLASKWRAFARYDARDPKP
- a CDS encoding Lrp/AsnC family transcriptional regulator, producing MDRLDREILGILQEDARISYRDLGVRVGLSANAAGDRVRRMRRDGVIRGFTVIVDPAADTRSGLVVFIDVTLRLDTTNEEFERSVLMLPGITEVVHVTGGHDYLVRATAADPGALDSLLRRLKREAGVAHSTTRIALRAAPKH
- a CDS encoding carboxyl transferase domain-containing protein; this translates as MTARETIALLTGATGFTEHRPAPRALPADGPLGWAGYDAARERAAERTGESESVVYGTGAVGGWRCVLLSFEFGFLGGSLGRLTGDRLEAAYDLALTRRLPLVSLVATGGSRMQEGMVALTQLQRVAAAATRLRASGLPQVAVVRDPTTGGGWATVGAGSDVILALPGAQVGFAGSRVRPPDAEPYAYSAEGQFAAGQVDAVVPAAELARTVAQWLTALGPHGAPGSLPAPGASGAPSAPRPSSAPRPSGTGPHGALPVAPVPRALSATRLPETGREAVERARATQRPRAEAYLADYFTVRLPLHGDRCGGSDPGLLCGFGLRADGQPVAYVAQCGTPTRPAGYRTAARTIRLADRLGVPVLTLVDTPGAANDAEAERAGAGAAIADTFAAIAAARVPVTTLVIGEGGSGGALALAAPDNTHVTADSYFSVIAPELAAAILKRPPSETGATADQLWLRPQDLLELGVARSVVG
- a CDS encoding GAF domain-containing protein, with the protein product MTDEAERPVAEEGGPPAAGRLPMLLESVLSIGSDLELGATLQQIVDTATALTGARQGALSVLEPERDGVGQLYTAGMTAAERQRLDRFPLGTPGALGVLTEDPRPLPPDALPAGAGAAPGRPPVRGCLRAPIRVHTEVFGHLHLSGERSGPFADTDMALLRVLAAQAGIAIGNARLYESARQRERWIEGAAAVTTALLTGTDAADALMTVAERARVLAGASAGVILQPTEAGGMEIVTASTPDDPAGIVGTVIEPGSPVLVQLLGGEPVFIDDSATDPRMTTGVRSRFGPSMMLPLQSGGRLIGTLALPRRRGDTPYTDVDRLLATQFASQAALALVLADAQSDREQLAVYEDRDRIARDLHDLVVQRLFATEMMLESTRRRATPEETGDPAADGTGELLGRAVDELDSTIQEVRTAIFALQQPPAEAPSTFRGRVLRETGGAAALLGFPPSVQFSGAVDALVGEETGRELLAALRGALAAAHRRPGVSAIEVEVDATVRLPDGRSGVRLVVADDGRGEDGGRSTTVTWQAPL